The Oscillospiraceae bacterium genome contains a region encoding:
- a CDS encoding glycosyl hydrolase, with amino-acid sequence MKQLTTRWGRQPAAIPLPEYPRPAMARQAWLNLNGQWSCAFTSSGSPPAQYERSILVPYSPEAPLSGVGRQLRPGEFLWYRRAFSFPAPKAGRVLLHFGAVDQTCRVWVNGVEAGGHTGGYLPFTLDITRPLRAAAGPQHELVVQVQDQTDTGWHSRGKQKLARGGMFYTAQSGIWQTVWLEAVPENAVEELRLVPDFAGACLRLRAVTAQPVPAVCRITSPYQPPEGPAPARPAALVAEAAFTTGEEVCIPLPGFHPWSPEDPFLYGVTVTAGQDRVTSYFALRECRVQRDAAGVPRIFLNGRPYLQLGVLDQGYWPEGLYTPPSDEAMEADVRSMKELGFNLLRKHVKLEPQRWYYHCDRLGMLVWQDMVCGGGRLQSWFVTYLATLMNCRRLTIRDGARSRRLLSRQAEEGRREFLAETAATVQALACHPSIVCWVPFNEGWGQFNALEAEALVRRLDPARLVDHASGWFDQGGGDVCSLHHYFFKFRLPKNDPRALALTEFGGCALALPGHCCTETLYGYGKYESREALTAAYEALVRGTVLPAVQKGLCVTIYTQLSDIEDEVNGVYTYDREVLKLNGDVVRRLNEELRRAAGQA; translated from the coding sequence ATGAAACAGCTCACCACGCGCTGGGGCCGGCAGCCCGCCGCGATCCCCCTGCCGGAATACCCCCGCCCCGCCATGGCGCGGCAGGCCTGGCTCAACCTGAACGGGCAGTGGTCCTGCGCCTTCACCTCCTCCGGTTCGCCCCCCGCGCAATACGAGCGCTCCATCCTGGTGCCCTATTCCCCCGAAGCGCCCCTCTCCGGCGTGGGCCGGCAGCTGCGGCCCGGGGAATTTTTGTGGTACCGGCGCGCCTTCTCGTTTCCCGCGCCCAAAGCCGGCCGGGTGCTGCTGCACTTCGGCGCGGTGGACCAGACCTGCCGGGTGTGGGTGAACGGCGTCGAGGCGGGCGGGCACACCGGCGGCTACCTGCCCTTCACGCTGGATATCACCAGGCCTTTGCGCGCCGCGGCGGGGCCGCAGCACGAACTGGTGGTGCAGGTGCAGGACCAGACCGACACGGGCTGGCACAGCCGGGGCAAACAAAAGCTCGCCCGGGGCGGCATGTTCTACACCGCCCAAAGCGGTATCTGGCAAACCGTCTGGCTGGAGGCTGTGCCGGAAAACGCAGTGGAGGAGCTGCGCCTTGTGCCGGACTTTGCCGGCGCCTGCCTGCGGCTGCGGGCGGTCACGGCCCAGCCGGTGCCCGCCGTCTGCCGCATCACCAGCCCCTACCAGCCTCCCGAAGGCCCCGCCCCCGCCCGCCCGGCCGCCCTGGTGGCCGAGGCCGCCTTCACCACCGGTGAAGAGGTGTGTATCCCGCTGCCGGGCTTTCACCCCTGGAGCCCCGAGGACCCGTTTTTATACGGTGTCACCGTCACCGCGGGCCAGGATCGGGTAACGAGCTATTTTGCCCTGCGGGAATGCCGTGTGCAGCGGGATGCCGCAGGCGTGCCCCGCATCTTTTTGAACGGCAGGCCTTACCTGCAGCTGGGCGTGCTGGACCAGGGCTATTGGCCCGAGGGCCTTTACACCCCGCCGTCGGACGAAGCCATGGAGGCGGACGTCCGCTCCATGAAAGAACTGGGCTTCAATCTCCTGCGCAAACATGTGAAGCTGGAGCCCCAGCGCTGGTACTATCACTGCGACCGGCTGGGCATGCTGGTCTGGCAGGACATGGTGTGCGGCGGCGGCCGCCTGCAAAGCTGGTTCGTCACCTATCTCGCCACCCTCATGAACTGCCGCCGCCTCACCATCCGGGACGGCGCCCGCAGCCGCCGCCTGCTCTCCCGGCAGGCGGAAGAAGGCCGCCGCGAGTTCCTGGCCGAGACCGCAGCCACCGTGCAGGCGCTGGCCTGTCATCCCTCCATTGTGTGCTGGGTCCCCTTCAACGAGGGCTGGGGCCAGTTCAACGCTCTGGAGGCCGAGGCGCTGGTGCGCCGGCTCGACCCCGCCCGCCTGGTGGACCACGCCAGCGGCTGGTTCGACCAGGGCGGCGGCGACGTGTGCAGCCTGCACCACTACTTTTTCAAATTCCGCCTGCCGAAAAACGATCCGCGGGCCCTGGCCCTCACCGAGTTCGGCGGCTGTGCGCTGGCCCTTCCTGGGCACTGCTGCACCGAAACGCTCTACGGTTACGGCAAATACGAAAGCCGCGAGGCGCTCACCGCGGCCTACGAGGCGCTGGTGCGCGGCACGGTGCTTCCCGCCGTGCAGAAGGGCCTGTGCGTGACCATCTACACCCAGCTCTCAGACATTGAGGACGAGGTAAACGGCGTTTACACCTACGACAGGGAGGTCTTAAAGCTGAACGGCGATGTGGTGCGCCGCCTGAACGAAGAACTCCGCCGCGCCGCCGGGCAGGCGTAA
- a CDS encoding NADH dehydrogenase, producing the protein MRHFSTVPFSGTKEQEEQLTTWLQENKDMPGVVMPALQKAQEIYGYLPIEVQRMVADALDKPLAEIYGVATFYSQFSLSPKGRYRISVCLGTACYVKGSGVLYEQLQEKLGIAGGECTLDGRFSLDACRCVGACGLAPVMMVNDEVYGRLTVDDLDGILAKYR; encoded by the coding sequence ATGAGGCATTTTTCCACTGTGCCCTTTTCCGGCACAAAGGAGCAGGAAGAACAGCTCACCACCTGGCTGCAGGAAAACAAGGACATGCCCGGCGTGGTGATGCCCGCCCTGCAAAAAGCCCAGGAGATCTACGGCTACCTGCCCATTGAGGTGCAGCGCATGGTGGCCGACGCGCTGGATAAGCCCCTGGCCGAAATTTACGGCGTGGCGACCTTTTACTCCCAGTTCAGCCTCTCGCCCAAGGGCCGCTACCGCATCAGCGTGTGCCTGGGCACCGCCTGTTATGTAAAGGGCAGCGGCGTATTGTATGAGCAGCTGCAGGAAAAGCTGGGCATCGCCGGCGGCGAGTGCACGCTGGACGGCCGCTTCAGCCTGGACGCCTGCCGCTGCGTGGGCGCCTGCGGCCTGGCCCCCGTCATGATGGTCAACGACGAGGTATACGGCCGGCTCACGGTCGACGATCTGGACGGCATTTTGGCCAAATACCGGTAA
- a CDS encoding ferredoxin, producing MERFVHSVTLQKELCTGCINCIKRCPTEAIRVREGKAHILAERCIDCGECIRICPHHAKRAVSDALEVLKEFEYTVALPPPSLYGQYNHLDDQDRVLDALRRIGFDAVFEVAKAAELISDATRRILATGSIQKPVISSACPAVTRLIRVRFPELIEHVLPLVPPVELAARMARREAMQRTGLPAEKIGCIALVPCPAKVTARHTPIGSSHSEIDRSVAIKDVYPALLAAMSHVERPEHLAAAGSIGLAWAESGGEAAGLVSTENYLAADGVENIMRVLEDLEDEKYGGIDFVELRACAGGCVGGVLQVENPYIAKTKIKRMRRMAPYAQNRLEGGVPTEMLWDTDLTYAPVLELGATRSERFERYNQMQKILKGLPGLDCGSCGAPTCEAMAEDVVRGKAQLTDCTVLMRHRLEAMLRAKEEQEAARAAGGREEAVVK from the coding sequence ATGGAACGGTTTGTTCATTCCGTCACGCTGCAAAAGGAACTGTGTACGGGGTGCATCAACTGCATCAAGCGCTGCCCCACCGAGGCCATCCGGGTGCGGGAGGGAAAGGCGCACATTCTGGCGGAGCGCTGCATCGACTGCGGCGAATGCATCCGCATCTGCCCGCACCACGCAAAGCGCGCGGTGAGCGACGCGCTGGAGGTGCTGAAGGAGTTTGAATACACCGTGGCCCTGCCGCCCCCCAGCCTGTACGGCCAGTACAACCACCTGGACGACCAGGACCGGGTGCTGGACGCGCTGCGGCGCATTGGGTTCGACGCGGTGTTTGAGGTGGCAAAGGCGGCGGAGCTGATCAGCGACGCGACCCGCCGCATCCTTGCCACGGGCAGCATCCAGAAGCCGGTGATCAGTTCGGCCTGCCCGGCGGTGACAAGGCTGATCCGGGTGCGTTTTCCGGAACTGATCGAACACGTGCTGCCCCTGGTGCCGCCGGTGGAGCTGGCGGCGCGCATGGCCCGGCGCGAGGCAATGCAGCGCACCGGGCTGCCGGCCGAAAAGATCGGCTGCATTGCGCTGGTGCCCTGCCCGGCCAAGGTGACCGCGCGGCACACCCCCATTGGCTCCTCCCACAGCGAGATCGACCGGTCGGTGGCCATTAAGGACGTATACCCGGCGCTGCTGGCCGCCATGAGCCATGTGGAGCGGCCGGAGCACCTGGCCGCGGCGGGGAGCATCGGCCTGGCCTGGGCCGAGAGCGGCGGCGAGGCCGCGGGGCTGGTGAGCACTGAGAATTACCTGGCGGCCGACGGTGTGGAGAACATCATGCGGGTGCTGGAGGACCTGGAGGACGAAAAATACGGCGGCATCGACTTTGTGGAACTGCGGGCCTGCGCCGGCGGGTGCGTGGGGGGCGTTTTGCAGGTGGAGAACCCCTACATCGCCAAGACCAAGATCAAGCGCATGCGCCGCATGGCTCCCTATGCCCAAAACCGGCTGGAGGGGGGCGTGCCCACCGAGATGCTGTGGGATACCGACCTGACCTATGCCCCGGTGCTGGAGCTGGGCGCCACCCGCAGCGAGCGGTTTGAGCGCTACAACCAGATGCAGAAAATTTTAAAAGGCCTGCCGGGCCTGGACTGCGGCAGCTGCGGCGCGCCCACCTGCGAGGCCATGGCCGAGGACGTGGTGCGGGGCAAGGCCCAACTCACCGACTGCACCGTGCTGATGCGCCACCGGCTGGAGGCCATGCTGCGGGCAAAAGAGGAGCAGGAGGCCGCGCGGGCAGCGGGCGGCCGGGAGGAGGCGGTGGTAAAATGA
- the ansA gene encoding L-asparaginase 1, which produces MKKRICILYTGGTIGMVPTDRGYAPKPGALAQYLKAIPDLASPEAPAWELVEMEPLLDSSNITVREWRAIGQAIFDHYDRFDGFVVLHGTDTMAYTASALSFMLEDLQKPVIFTGSQIPLCRMRSDGRDNLITSLLIAAQGRAAEVCLYFGGKLLRGNRATKRSADGLRAFSSPNYPPLAMAGVEIRYDQAALARPAQKGPLALAPFEAAPIGVLKVFPGIQFGLFEPILTEALRGIVLETFGAGNIPDGGGALLPLIQKAGKNGTVLVVCSQCGEGSVHLGAYATSAPLKASGAVSGRDMTTEAAVAKLYYLFSKGHSAAEVKRLMEQDLRGELTGE; this is translated from the coding sequence ATGAAAAAACGCATCTGCATTTTATACACCGGCGGCACCATCGGCATGGTGCCCACCGACCGGGGCTATGCCCCAAAGCCCGGGGCGCTGGCCCAGTATTTGAAGGCCATCCCGGACCTTGCAAGCCCGGAAGCTCCGGCCTGGGAGCTGGTCGAAATGGAGCCCCTTCTGGATTCCTCCAACATCACCGTGCGGGAATGGCGGGCCATCGGCCAGGCCATTTTCGATCACTACGACCGGTTCGACGGCTTTGTGGTGCTGCACGGCACCGACACCATGGCCTACACCGCCTCCGCCCTCTCCTTTATGCTGGAAGATCTGCAAAAGCCGGTGATCTTTACCGGCAGCCAGATCCCGCTGTGCCGCATGCGCAGCGACGGGCGCGACAACCTCATCACCAGCCTGCTGATCGCGGCCCAGGGCCGCGCGGCCGAGGTGTGCCTGTATTTCGGCGGCAAGCTGCTGCGGGGCAACCGGGCCACCAAGCGCTCGGCAGACGGCCTGCGCGCTTTTTCCTCGCCCAACTATCCGCCCCTCGCCATGGCCGGGGTCGAAATCCGGTACGACCAGGCGGCTCTGGCCCGCCCGGCGCAAAAAGGGCCGCTCGCCCTCGCCCCCTTCGAGGCCGCGCCCATCGGGGTGTTAAAGGTGTTTCCCGGCATCCAGTTCGGCCTGTTCGAACCCATCCTCACCGAGGCGCTGCGGGGCATCGTGCTGGAAACCTTCGGCGCGGGCAACATTCCGGACGGCGGAGGCGCACTGCTGCCCCTGATCCAAAAAGCCGGTAAAAACGGCACCGTCCTGGTGGTTTGCAGCCAGTGCGGCGAAGGCTCGGTGCACCTTGGCGCCTATGCCACCAGCGCGCCGCTCAAAGCTTCCGGCGCTGTGAGCGGCCGCGACATGACCACAGAGGCCGCAGTGGCAAAGCTGTATTATCTGTTCAGCAAGGGGCATTCCGCCGCCGAGGTCAAGCGCCTGATGGAACAGGACCTGCGGGGCGAGCTCACCGGCGAGTGA
- a CDS encoding NADH dehydrogenase — protein sequence MYRCHVMICGGTGCTSSGSDKVAKAFETQIMAADLENEVKVIRTGCFGLCALGPIVVVYPEGSFYSMVKPEDVPEIVSEHLLKGRPVTRLLYDETVTEDNAVKSLEQTSFYNKQKRVALRNCGVINPESIEEYIGFDGYAALGKALTEMTPDGVIQTVLDSGLRGRGGGGFPTGRKWQLACADRGKVQKYVCCNADEGDPGAFMDRSVLEGDPHCVIEAMAIAGYAIGADKGYIYVRAEYPIAVKRLQIAIHQARKYGLLGKDIFGTGFDFDIEIKLGAGAFVCGEETALMTSIEGCRGEPRPRPPFPAKKGLFGRPTILNNVETYANIPQIILKGADWFRSMGTPTSPGTKVFALGGKIKNTGLVEVPMGTTLREIVEEIGGGIPGGKKFKAAQTGGPSGGCIPAELIDTPIDYDNLLRIGSMMGSGGLIVMDEDTCMVDIAKFFLEFTVDESCGKCTPCRVGTKRLLELLEKITEGKGTMRDLERIEELAQFIKDNSLCGLGQTAPNPVLSTLHYFRDEYLAHIQDKYCPAGVCKALLIYKIDEAKCRGCTLCARNCPAGAINGSVRTPHNIDPLKCIKCGACIDSCRFGAISKG from the coding sequence ATGTATAGATGCCATGTAATGATCTGCGGCGGCACCGGCTGCACCTCTTCCGGCAGCGACAAGGTGGCCAAGGCCTTTGAGACCCAGATCATGGCCGCCGACCTGGAAAATGAAGTAAAGGTCATCCGCACCGGCTGCTTTGGCCTGTGCGCGCTGGGCCCCATCGTGGTGGTCTACCCCGAGGGCAGCTTTTACAGCATGGTCAAGCCCGAGGACGTGCCCGAGATCGTCAGCGAGCACCTGCTCAAGGGCCGGCCGGTCACCCGCCTTTTGTACGACGAGACCGTCACCGAGGACAACGCCGTCAAAAGCCTCGAGCAGACCTCCTTTTACAACAAGCAAAAGCGGGTGGCGCTGCGCAACTGCGGCGTCATCAACCCCGAGAGCATCGAGGAATACATCGGCTTCGACGGCTACGCCGCCCTGGGCAAGGCCCTCACCGAAATGACCCCGGACGGGGTCATCCAGACCGTGCTGGATTCCGGCCTGCGCGGGCGCGGCGGCGGCGGCTTCCCCACCGGGCGCAAATGGCAGCTGGCCTGCGCCGACCGGGGCAAGGTACAGAAGTACGTGTGCTGCAACGCCGACGAGGGCGACCCGGGCGCCTTTATGGACCGCAGCGTATTGGAGGGCGACCCCCACTGCGTGATCGAGGCCATGGCCATCGCGGGCTATGCCATCGGGGCCGACAAGGGCTACATCTACGTGCGGGCCGAGTACCCCATCGCGGTCAAGCGGCTGCAGATCGCCATCCACCAGGCCCGCAAGTACGGCCTGCTGGGCAAGGACATTTTCGGCACCGGCTTTGACTTCGACATCGAGATCAAGCTGGGCGCCGGCGCGTTCGTCTGCGGCGAGGAGACCGCCCTTATGACCAGCATCGAGGGCTGCCGCGGCGAGCCCCGGCCCCGCCCGCCCTTCCCGGCCAAAAAGGGCCTGTTCGGCCGCCCCACCATCCTCAACAACGTCGAGACCTACGCCAACATCCCCCAGATCATCTTAAAGGGCGCCGACTGGTTCCGCAGCATGGGCACCCCCACAAGCCCCGGCACCAAGGTGTTCGCGCTGGGCGGCAAGATCAAAAACACCGGCCTGGTGGAGGTCCCCATGGGCACCACCCTGCGCGAGATCGTCGAGGAGATCGGCGGCGGCATCCCCGGCGGCAAAAAGTTCAAGGCCGCCCAGACCGGCGGCCCTTCGGGCGGCTGCATCCCGGCCGAACTCATCGACACCCCCATCGACTACGATAACCTGCTGCGCATCGGCAGCATGATGGGCTCCGGCGGCCTGATCGTTATGGACGAGGACACCTGCATGGTGGACATCGCCAAGTTCTTTTTGGAGTTCACGGTGGACGAATCCTGCGGCAAGTGCACCCCCTGCCGGGTGGGCACCAAGCGCCTTTTGGAGCTGCTGGAAAAGATCACCGAGGGCAAGGGCACCATGCGGGACCTGGAGCGCATCGAGGAGCTGGCCCAGTTCATCAAGGACAACAGCCTGTGCGGCCTGGGGCAGACCGCCCCGAACCCGGTGCTCTCCACCCTGCACTACTTCCGCGACGAATACTTAGCCCACATCCAGGATAAATACTGCCCCGCCGGCGTGTGTAAGGCCCTCCTGATCTACAAAATCGACGAGGCCAAGTGCCGCGGCTGTACCCTCTGCGCCCGCAACTGCCCCGCCGGCGCCATCAACGGCAGCGTGCGCACCCCCCACAACATCGATCCCCTCAAGTGCATCAAGTGCGGCGCCTGCATCGACTCCTGCCGCTTCGGCGCGATCAGCAAGGGTTAA
- a CDS encoding stage II sporulation protein D has translation MKKTILPILLFALLTYCLPMVSLLLPAAGADDGANPFFGFGDGASSPSSAASAPTPAPGALTGGKNPNAAPAQTGDSQVILIQNAADSSVLEVPVLDYMIGAAASEMPVNWPDEALKAQAVASHSYALYQRDHADTDKLGGAWFSADPARRQGYMTEEVLRSYWGDAYNENYARLKSLFEPIVDKVLTWEGAPAAACYHAISCGRTEASENVWSEALPYLAGVDSTLDLAAEGYEQTVTYTAQQMYDALTASFAGVDLTAKPGKWFGDAKYTDAGYVQSIQVGGVFAKGTDVRAALGLRSACFTVQYVDGAFAVTTKGYGHGVGLSQWGAKNMALTGKSFSEILAAYFPGTALEVLG, from the coding sequence ATGAAAAAAACCATTCTGCCCATCCTGCTGTTTGCCCTGCTCACCTACTGCCTGCCCATGGTAAGCCTGCTTTTGCCCGCCGCGGGCGCCGATGACGGGGCAAACCCCTTTTTCGGCTTCGGCGACGGCGCTTCCTCCCCATCCTCCGCCGCTTCCGCCCCCACTCCGGCCCCCGGCGCGCTCACCGGCGGCAAGAACCCCAACGCCGCCCCGGCCCAAACCGGCGACAGCCAGGTCATTCTCATCCAGAACGCGGCCGACAGCAGCGTCCTGGAAGTGCCCGTGCTGGACTACATGATCGGCGCGGCGGCCAGCGAGATGCCGGTGAACTGGCCGGACGAAGCCCTCAAAGCCCAGGCGGTGGCCAGTCACAGCTATGCGCTCTACCAGCGCGATCATGCGGATACGGACAAGCTGGGCGGCGCCTGGTTCTCCGCCGACCCCGCCCGCCGCCAGGGTTACATGACCGAGGAGGTCCTGCGCAGCTACTGGGGCGACGCCTACAACGAGAATTATGCCCGGCTCAAATCTCTTTTCGAGCCGATCGTGGACAAGGTCCTCACCTGGGAGGGCGCGCCCGCGGCGGCCTGCTACCACGCCATCAGCTGCGGCCGCACCGAGGCCAGCGAAAACGTATGGAGCGAAGCGCTGCCCTACCTGGCCGGGGTGGACTCCACCCTCGACCTCGCCGCCGAGGGCTACGAGCAGACGGTCACCTACACCGCCCAGCAGATGTACGACGCTCTCACCGCAAGCTTTGCCGGCGTGGACCTGACCGCAAAACCCGGCAAATGGTTCGGCGATGCCAAATACACCGATGCAGGCTATGTGCAGAGCATCCAAGTGGGGGGCGTGTTCGCCAAGGGCACCGATGTGCGCGCCGCGCTGGGCCTGCGCAGCGCCTGCTTCACCGTGCAGTATGTGGACGGCGCGTTCGCGGTCACCACCAAGGGCTACGGCCATGGGGTGGGCCTGAGCCAGTGGGGGGCCAAAAACATGGCCCTCACCGGCAAGAGCTTCAGCGAGATCCTGGCCGCCTATTTCCCGGGCACCGCGCTGGAGGTGCTGGGATAA
- a CDS encoding citrate synthase, translating to MAVEKTRLSPGSMKFLCGEYLKNNFIDPETSERLGVKRGLRNPDGTGVLAGLTNVCDVVGYEKAADGAIMPIPGKLVYRGINIEEIVREAYDHDRFVFEEVIWLLLFGSLPTAFELAQFQEILASHRELPEGFAEDMIMKAPSPNIMNKLARSVLALYSYDENPEDLSLENLLEQSISLIASLPTIMVNAYQVKRRVYDRQSMYFHMPTPGQSTAEHILATYRADQKFTHEEAKLLDLCLLVHADHGGGNNSAFTCRVLSSSGTDTYSAISAAIGSLKGPKHGGANLKVMEQLEQIKAGVQNHGDEEEVREFLRRIIRRQEGDGSGLIYGMGHAVYTVSDPRAVVLRQKAESLAVEKGFEDDFRMLCLVEKLGPEVFAEEKGSKTVCANVDLYSGLIYKMLGISPDLYTPLFAISRIPGWCAHRIEEVVFANRIIRPAYKYLGVRQKYKSLEER from the coding sequence ATGGCGGTGGAAAAGACCAGGCTCTCGCCGGGTTCCATGAAATTTTTATGCGGGGAGTACCTGAAAAATAACTTCATCGACCCCGAAACCAGCGAACGGCTGGGGGTAAAGCGGGGCCTGCGCAACCCGGACGGCACCGGCGTGCTGGCGGGGCTGACCAACGTGTGCGACGTGGTGGGCTACGAAAAGGCGGCGGACGGGGCGATCATGCCCATCCCGGGAAAGCTGGTTTACCGGGGAATCAACATTGAGGAGATCGTGCGGGAGGCCTATGACCATGACCGCTTTGTGTTTGAAGAGGTGATCTGGCTGCTGCTGTTCGGCAGCCTGCCCACCGCTTTTGAACTGGCCCAGTTCCAGGAGATCCTGGCCAGCCACCGGGAGCTGCCCGAGGGGTTTGCCGAGGATATGATCATGAAGGCACCCAGCCCCAACATCATGAACAAGCTGGCCCGCAGCGTGCTGGCGCTTTACAGCTACGACGAAAACCCCGAGGACCTCTCGCTGGAAAACCTGCTGGAGCAATCGATAAGCTTGATCGCCAGCCTGCCCACCATTATGGTGAACGCCTACCAGGTGAAGCGCAGGGTATATGACCGCCAGAGCATGTATTTCCACATGCCCACCCCCGGGCAGAGCACGGCGGAGCACATCCTTGCCACCTACCGGGCCGACCAGAAGTTCACCCACGAGGAGGCGAAGCTGCTGGACCTGTGCCTGCTGGTGCACGCGGACCACGGCGGCGGCAACAACTCGGCCTTCACCTGCCGGGTGCTCTCGAGCTCGGGCACGGATACTTATTCGGCCATCTCGGCGGCCATCGGCAGCCTGAAGGGCCCCAAGCACGGCGGCGCGAACCTGAAGGTGATGGAACAGCTGGAGCAGATCAAGGCCGGCGTGCAGAACCACGGCGACGAGGAAGAGGTGCGGGAATTTTTGCGCCGCATCATCCGCAGGCAGGAGGGGGACGGCTCCGGCCTGATCTACGGCATGGGGCATGCGGTGTATACCGTGAGCGACCCCCGCGCGGTGGTGCTGCGCCAAAAGGCGGAGAGCCTGGCCGTGGAAAAAGGCTTCGAGGACGATTTCCGCATGCTGTGCCTGGTGGAAAAGCTGGGGCCGGAGGTGTTTGCCGAGGAAAAGGGCAGCAAGACCGTGTGCGCCAACGTGGACCTGTACAGCGGGCTGATTTACAAAATGCTGGGCATCAGCCCGGATCTGTACACCCCGCTGTTCGCCATCAGCCGCATTCCCGGCTGGTGCGCCCACCGCATCGAGGAGGTCGTGTTCGCCAACCGGATCATCCGCCCCGCCTACAAGTACCTGGGCGTGCGGCAGAAATATAAAAGTTTAGAGGAACGCTGA
- a CDS encoding histidinol-phosphatase, translating into MRYDLHLHTCLSPCADDDMTPATVAGLAKLAGAELIAVTDHNSALNLPAAEAACRAYGLRLLPGIEVNTAEEMHLLCYFKTVERALEYGEALYEALPAFPYDPAVWGEQLVMDEEDRVVRRVERLLTGAARWDVYQAKAACEALGGVALPAHADRSSYSLFAVLGAWPPDLDFAAVELYRPERREELEQWGLPPGIEVLTSSDAHCMEKVAGRLRELPEGSVLEKLL; encoded by the coding sequence GTGCGATACGATCTGCATCTGCACACCTGCCTTTCCCCCTGCGCAGACGACGACATGACCCCCGCCACCGTGGCGGGGCTGGCAAAGCTGGCGGGGGCGGAGCTGATCGCGGTGACCGATCACAACTCGGCCCTGAACCTGCCCGCGGCAGAAGCCGCCTGCCGCGCATACGGTCTGCGCCTTCTGCCGGGCATCGAGGTGAACACCGCCGAGGAGATGCACCTTTTGTGCTACTTTAAAACGGTGGAAAGGGCGCTGGAATACGGCGAGGCGCTGTATGAGGCGCTGCCCGCGTTCCCCTATGACCCGGCGGTGTGGGGCGAACAGCTGGTGATGGACGAGGAAGACCGGGTGGTGCGGCGGGTGGAACGGCTGCTGACCGGCGCCGCCCGCTGGGATGTGTACCAGGCGAAAGCCGCCTGCGAGGCGCTGGGGGGCGTTGCGCTGCCCGCCCACGCGGACCGGTCGAGCTATTCGCTGTTTGCGGTGCTGGGGGCCTGGCCGCCGGACCTGGACTTTGCGGCGGTGGAGCTGTACCGCCCGGAGCGCCGGGAGGAGCTGGAGCAATGGGGCCTGCCGCCGGGCATTGAGGTGCTGACTTCCTCGGACGCGCACTGTATGGAAAAGGTGGCGGGCCGCCTGCGGGAGCTGCCGGAGGGATCGGTGCTGGAAAAGCTGCTGTGA
- a CDS encoding anti-sigma regulatory factor yields MEPICLAYTVPGDDFTRAGEASADLKTRLKKLGLPAGAVRRVAIALYEGEINLAIHAGGGEIAVTVADDWVSMVLTDHGPGIPNIELAMSEGWSTASAEVRDLGFGAGMGLPNMKKYSDAFAIESTVGVGTTITMRVDIE; encoded by the coding sequence ATGGAACCCATCTGCCTTGCGTACACTGTGCCCGGCGACGATTTTACCCGCGCGGGCGAGGCCAGCGCCGACCTGAAGACGCGGCTGAAAAAGCTGGGGCTGCCCGCCGGCGCGGTGCGCAGGGTGGCCATTGCGCTGTACGAGGGCGAGATCAACCTGGCCATCCACGCCGGGGGCGGCGAGATCGCCGTGACCGTGGCCGACGACTGGGTGAGTATGGTGCTGACCGATCACGGGCCGGGCATTCCCAACATTGAGCTTGCCATGAGCGAGGGGTGGAGCACCGCCTCGGCCGAGGTGCGGGACCTGGGCTTTGGCGCGGGCATGGGCCTGCCCAACATGAAAAAGTATTCCGATGCGTTTGCCATTGAATCCACCGTGGGGGTGGGCACCACCATCACCATGCGGGTGGACATCGAATAA
- a CDS encoding histidine kinase: protein MQELSMNVLDIAQNSVDAGASLIQISLCIATAQKRMTLTIADNGRGMPAEFAARVTDPFCTSRTSRRVGLGLPFLKMAAELTGGSLSLESEPGKGTRVCAVFTLGHIDLAPLGDMSSTVSGLIQCNPTLDFVYTVEADGERFCADTRQLREVLEGVSLAEPEIALWVRDYLQENTYHLLQRSNAV from the coding sequence ATGCAGGAACTCTCGATGAACGTGCTGGACATCGCGCAGAATTCGGTGGACGCGGGGGCGAGCCTCATCCAGATCAGCCTGTGCATCGCCACCGCGCAAAAGCGCATGACCCTCACCATTGCCGACAACGGGCGCGGCATGCCGGCCGAGTTTGCAGCCCGGGTGACCGACCCGTTCTGCACCAGCCGCACCAGCCGCAGGGTGGGCCTGGGGCTGCCGTTTTTAAAAATGGCGGCCGAGCTCACGGGCGGCTCGCTCTCCCTTGAAAGCGAGCCGGGCAAAGGCACCCGCGTGTGCGCGGTGTTCACCCTCGGCCACATCGACCTGGCCCCGCTGGGGGATATGTCCTCCACCGTGTCGGGCCTGATCCAGTGCAACCCCACCCTTGATTTTGTCTATACCGTCGAGGCCGACGGCGAGCGCTTTTGCGCCGACACCCGCCAGCTGCGCGAGGTGCTCGAGGGCGTGAGCCTGGCCGAGCCGGAGATCGCGCTCTGGGTGCGGGACTACCTGCAGGAAAACACCTATCATCTTTTACAAAGGAGCAACGCTGTATGA